Part of the Flavobacterium sp. MDT1-60 genome, AGTTACAAAAAAGGTTAACATGGATAATTTTAAAAATTGTTTCATTTGGATAGAATTGGGGTTCATAATCGATTCAAATATAATCAATTAAAGCAAATAATAACATTTTGTTAAGACAAAAAAAAATACCCTTTACCGAAATAGGAAAAGGGTAAAATATATAAGTTAATTTTACAGAAAAACTATTTTTTCCAGCTGAAAATTCTTGGATTTACAGAAATCATCAACCAGGCCCAATTGTTGGTATGGTCAGCATCTCCGGTTTTTATAAATTCTAAAGTTTTAGATCCAAACATTTGAGAATAACCTCCTGATACCGTAATGTCTTTTTTGAAATTATAACCAAAAGTAGCGTCAATTTCAGTTCCTAAATACGAGTCAAGTTTGGCACTTTGAGGTAGAGGTGTAACAACATCAGCAGCTGACAAAAATACATGCGGAATCAAAGCAAATTGCCATTTGTTTATATTATAGTTTAATTTCAAAAATGCATCTTGCAAACCAATATTATTTAAGTGATTCCCAACATAAAAATAATCCATATAACCATTAAAACCGTGGTTGGTTCCAAATATTGGATTGAATGATTTTATAACGGTGCTTCCATCATTTGACGCTTTTCCAGATAGGAATTCATATCCTAATCCAGCTTTGAATGATTCGGTTATTTGGTATCCAAAGTTAGCTGCAGCATTCCAAGCGCTCACTTGTAAATCGTTGCTTTTCCCCGTTTGCCCGTAAAGCCAAAAATTACTGTCTATTTTATTATTTTTGTATGTAAGGTATGGTCCAAATGTCTGTTTGTAATCTACTAATAATTTAGCATCGGGATTTGCATATTCGTAACCGGTGTTAAGCAATAAAAAACTTAAACCTAGTTCAGTATTGAATTGGTTATGATACCATGCATATTGCAATGTTTTATAAGTATTAACGGTATAAGGAGTCTGAAGAACATTTTCAGCAGTTGAATTGTAAGCTCCTCCCAAATCTAATTTCTGTGTTTCAGTATGATAACTTACTGTCAATGCATCGTGACTTTGCGCCTGCTGTCCCCAATCTTGCTCTCCAAGAATACGTTGATTGTCGTAAGATAGCACTTGGCGACCCATTCTTGCACTCCATTTTTGAGTAAAATTGTATTGTGCCCAAGCTTCAAAAACTGCCACTCCATTTTTATCTGCTGTCGCTGCAGGTACAACATCGCCCCATGTTCTGGTGTTTTGAAGCGTCAATTTTACGGTTAAGTCTTCTTGTTTGTAATTGAAGTTTAAACGGGAACGCTGTGAAATTTGAGAAGTTCCTTTCTGACCTTCGGGTAAAAGTGTTTTGTATCCATTTCTGTATTCAAAACGTGGTCTAACTTGTAAGTTTACATCTAATTCCTGCGCCTGAATTGAAGCGCTCATTCCTCCTAATACTAATAAAATGAGTATTCTTAGTTTTTTCATTTCTTTTTTATTTTGATGAGTCGCAAATTTATAAGATTAATAGGATTTTCTTAAATGATAAAAATCATATTTGTAAATTATTTTGCTGTTGGTAATAAGTCGTTTTTTTTATAATTGAAAATGAGAAAGATACAATTAAATTTCACGAAATACCTGTTCGTTTTTCTACAAAAATTAATATAAAAAGAGTGTAATTTTATGTTTTTGTGATAGGATAATGAAATTAAAAAAAATAAAAGGAGCTTTTGAAATGAATCAAAAGCTCCTTTTAATAGAGAGAATTAGAACTATCTGACTTTCGTCGAGTTTAGTTTGTTAAATATAGTAAAATTAATTTAATAAATGGATTATTGTCTGTCAATTACACGGGCTAAAACAGGCTGTTTTTCGTTCATTATTTTGGTGATGGTATAATGCATCCAAATCAGGCAAATAACTGAAAACACTAAAATAAAAATCCATGAACTTGACCAGATTCCGGTTGAGGTTAGCAAATATCCAAAGATAATTGGCCCAAAGAAACCGCCCAAACCACCAATCATTCCAACCATTCCGCCAACAACACCAACTTCAGTCGGAAAATATTCCGGA contains:
- a CDS encoding alginate export family protein codes for the protein MKKLRILILLVLGGMSASIQAQELDVNLQVRPRFEYRNGYKTLLPEGQKGTSQISQRSRLNFNYKQEDLTVKLTLQNTRTWGDVVPAATADKNGVAVFEAWAQYNFTQKWSARMGRQVLSYDNQRILGEQDWGQQAQSHDALTVSYHTETQKLDLGGAYNSTAENVLQTPYTVNTYKTLQYAWYHNQFNTELGLSFLLLNTGYEYANPDAKLLVDYKQTFGPYLTYKNNKIDSNFWLYGQTGKSNDLQVSAWNAAANFGYQITESFKAGLGYEFLSGKASNDGSTVIKSFNPIFGTNHGFNGYMDYFYVGNHLNNIGLQDAFLKLNYNINKWQFALIPHVFLSAADVVTPLPQSAKLDSYLGTEIDATFGYNFKKDITVSGGYSQMFGSKTLEFIKTGDADHTNNWAWLMISVNPRIFSWKK